The following nucleotide sequence is from Cicer arietinum cultivar CDC Frontier isolate Library 1 chromosome 2, Cicar.CDCFrontier_v2.0, whole genome shotgun sequence.
GTTCACATTTTCCAAAGTGTTGGATGATTGTCcacttaagaaaataaattaataaattgtttaaaatatataaccAAGATAATATTCTATCACAAAAGATAATATATAATCATTCGGGCTAACTCATTTTGACAGCTCTATTTAATACTTCCAccttctttattattattttggtccaagtaatatatttaaatatgattttagttttcttaaaattaattttttttaatttaatcattataattttatattcctTTACTTTAAGTGATCTCAATTATCTATGAAAAAGATAGTGTTAAATGTTGTCagcattttttaataatacgacatttttttaatatatgcgagtcattatttttttataaaaaaaatatggaataaaatgaaaataatttaggcATTATTTTCCCATCTTCGCTTTCCTCTCAACCCCGTAATCTTCGTCCAAACTCATACAAAAATGTTGATGCTTCAACTGGCATTACCGGTGAGCAATTATTTACTTCTGTTGGATGTAGATTTCACAAATTGTATGTAAGTTGCACAAATGTCTAAAAAAAACACTGTCCTCACATAGATCCTTGTTAAAAATGGTTAAGATTATATGTTTTAGTAACTACTATAGGAGATTAATTAGTTGGTTAGACTTAGTTAGATACTTGATTAGACTAAGTTAGTTAGATGGTTAAGTTTGAAATGTGCGCCTTATACATAAAGATATTGTATGCAttgttttagtatatttttaattgatcaatATGAAATATTCTAAAGACTTTTTTAATGTATCAAGCTCTCAagcttatttttaatatgtgatgTATTTTCAATTATTCGATCCCGTGATATCTAACAATTGAAATAAGGGGCAAAAAAAGCAATAGAAGATTAATAGATCGAGTCATCAATAAGGGTTTAGATAAATTACtcaatatgttttgtttttgttgttgttgtgttcgTTTCATGGAAATGAAAAATGAATGATCGCTTTCTATTGTgattataatatgtaatttatttcTCGATTTAGATGAAGATCGAGAGGAAAAGAAAGATGAAGAGAAGGAGGAGGGggtaagagaaaaaaaatctaaaattattttgattttattttattattttctatataaaaaactaacttatatatttcataaaatttcacatcattaaaaaatacCGACAACATTTGACACATCATTGTTTATGGACAAATAATTGAGACAAATGACTTAAAATAGAagaatttgaaattgtaaatattagattaaaaaaattatttcactttAAATCTAATgtgatttataatattataaagaccaaaatgattattaacctttattttcctttctttcaaTTGTTGAATGATTAAATCTATTGCTAAAATACGATGTTAGGTTTGTATAATTCTTAATTTGAAAAAGATGAATAGAGACAAATCACCTGAACTATTTAAATTTTCCTTCTAGATGAAACCTAAACTAGTATAATTTGTTGCTTGCTTAATAAACTAACCATCCATAAACCAAGGAAGTTATGAAGGTTCTTTCAAAACTCATTGTCATTTACCAAACAcaacaaatacataaatttcTACTAAACCATCGAAAAGGACAACCaaacaaataaatcataaaactaTTCATTCTCttctaaatcaaacaaaatccaGCTCACACTTCTAAACAACAATCCAATTTTTCATTATTCTCcaattttcttcttaaaatagTTCGAATGTGATGAGGAGCCACAGAAAGCTTTTCCCAACAGAAACTACCACAAATCAAACCTTAGATTGTTATGGCTTTTGTGACCCTTCATGTCCTTCAAATTGTTACACTAACACAAATTACTATTTCACACCACCACCACAAGAACACACAACACAAGTTAACCACTTTTCCTCCTACTTCATAATCCTCATTTCATTATTCTCATTGATTTTCGTCATCATTGGTTTCTATGTGATCAAAATGAAATGCTATAACGACATGTGCGGTTTGAGAATCAATAACTCGGTTCGAGAGCGAACCGATAACTCCCAAGAGTTTCTCAACGAAAACGAAGCAAATCACGATCACCCCGTGTGGCTGATCGCTACCGCTGGTTTGCAACAGTCGATAATAAATTCAATTACAGTTTGCAAGTTTAGAAAAAATGAAGGGTTAATTGAAGGAACAGAGTGTTCTGTTTGTTTGAATGAGTTTCATGAAGATGAAATTTTAAGACTATTGCCAAAGTGTAGTCATGCTTTTCACATTTCTTGTATTGATACATGGTTGAGATCTCATACTAATTGTCCTCTTTGTAGAGCTTCTATTGTTTCCAACAATGTAACTTCTGAAGTAACCATGTCAAATTTGGAGCAAGAAAATAACAACTTGGGAAGAAATCAAGAGACCCAGATGGAGAATCCAAGGAATGAAGATGTGTTAAGCAACAATATTGTAATCAATGTGGAATTGGAAAACAGGGTGGAAACAACAGGGGAATCAAGTGATGAATCAAATTGCAAGGAACAAATACTTAATGATCCAACGGTCATAAATGATATATGTTATGTTTCAAGTAATTCTAGATTTGGTGGTGGAGGTTGTGTTGGTATGGAAAGTAGAAACCATGATCAAGTTATTGATCTTATAGGGGAATATGAGAAAGAGGTGCACAAGGTTAATCTTTGGAAGCTTGTTACTCAAACGAATAGTAAAACAATGCGTCCTTCCTCAATTGAAGAGCGTTTGCATGTAAGGCCTGTAGCTATGAAAAGGTCACTCCCTTTGAAAGGAAGGAAAGGTTTTAAAAGATGTTTGCAACCGCGATCGGTGCCGCAACATCATTGTTTTTAATGTCTCTTCAACTGTAATACGAAATCGATTAAGGTTGCATCAGTCATATTTGACAATGACTCTTTACAATTTCAAGAATTATGATTTGAACTCCGGAATATGTATATGAGAGGTTTTATAAATCTAAACTCAAATAATACTTGTTTGTGGAATGTTACGTATATAAGAGTTCAGTACAAAAATATGTGTTAATAATGTTGGAAGaaccaatatatttttctccTAGATACATATGTAATATATAAGTCCCACTTTTATTTTGCTACGTGTTTGTTATTTAATTcctaaattattaatcatacatctaTACGTTGGAACTAAGATGGTCCTTAAACAATAATTCATAATTTATgttaatgataataaataataagagattaatttatcttttgacatttgtttatatttgcAAGTGATATAATCTGAAGACTCTTAGAACATCCTTATTTCATGGTATTACAATTCAATATGTATGAGATTATACAAACACATCTTTCGATTATGCCTGTTTAGTATACATAATAGGCATCATCTGTTTTTGGAGTACTACGTCTCGTCAACAACATATTCAATATATTAGAGGGATGAAAGTCAACACATTTAAAGACACTATTGAATGCAAATAGATTGTATAAACTAACTCTAAAGCAATTGAAAAACATTtgcaatatcaaatatcacaagtTCATTTTACTAGAGACAAGTTATTTAGAGCATAAATCATCGTTCATTTATAAAGTGAATATTTAAGTTCATTTTGATAAAACTAAATTTGTCTTTATCTAAGGGTTTTGTAAATATATCTACACGTTAATGGTCATAGTCAATAAATTTTATGtctataattttcttttaaatatagtctctaatgaaatgatgtttaatcTTAATATGTTTGGCTCTAGAatgtaaaattgaatttttaattaaacatatgGAAGATGTATTATCACAAAAGATAAGAATGTTAGTCTctaaagagagaaaaacacaagaaataggagggttaaattgtgtttttaaggttttaaaaacttttgataatacatatgataaaataaaagtgtgataaaataaaagtaaataaagagATATAGAGAGGAAATACCAACCAAactatcctggttcaccacaaCATGGTAGCTACATCCAATCCCTTCTCTATGAAGGATTTATTCCACTAATCACGAAAAGTATCACATGACCACTGAACACATACTAGTCAATCTGATTGTATTCAAATATTATCAATCTTCCAACTTAGTACAGTCAAGCTGTTGAGGGGAGCATCCACCATTGGGCCAAGTTATATATAGTGTTTAAGATTGAATTGTTAATAACACTCACAAGAGAATGTTTACATGGTACACTCTCATAATGTATTTGAGGTTTTCAGAACtcataaataatacaaattttttcaCCGGTTATTGTATATGAAGACATTAGGTTTCTCGTATGTGTAATTTTGAGGTGAAGATCACAAGTCATTTTATAGAGAAACTTCAAAGCATTAGGTTTTTGATCGTTGTTTGATTGTATGCActacaatatttttaacttttggcCCCACTTATCTTGACAACGGCTAAAAAACTGTGGCTAGAAACGAGAATAGACAACAATTTTCCAAGTGTTGTTTATAGcatacatataaaatacaattttttggTTGTCAAAATAAAGCCGTTGCATTTTCGTTTTTAAGGTACGAGTTAAAAAGTGTGGCCGATTTAGACAACAATTTTAAACCATTGTCTGTGAAGATTTTAAAGcaacatattataaatatggtctcaatataaaaaatgttgCATGTACCATGTTTAAACCACAATACATAATTGTGGGATAAAATAGGAAAAAGTGTTGGCTAAACAAAAACCCTTAATTATTTGCATGAACCTAAtttctcaaatttaatttccCCAAATTACATGAGATCCCTACACCAAAACCCTTAACATATTCTAGACGTGGGAAAAATGATAGGAACAACTAggtaatttaaataaacaacacaGTTAGAAagatagtttaataaaaaagacaaattgaCTCGTTGAAAGATCTCTCCCTTAAACTACATGCTCCTTGCAACAGTTTATGTAGACTCCTCAAGCATTCCTAAAGCACTTAGTAGATTTTGAAAGTCTTAAAATGTAAGTGGCTTTGACATGATGTCTACTAATTGATCTCTTGTAATGCAATAATCGAGGTCAATAACACCATAATTACATAACTTTCTCAAGAAATAGAACCTAACATCAATAACATCAATATGCTTACTTCTTCCAtgtaaaattgagtttttagataatttaattGTAGAAACATTATCACTAAACGCTACCACAATAGCTCTCTGACTTAGATCTCATTCTTACTGCAACACTACCTGATGATGACCTAAAATGAGCTAATTAGgagaaaaaacaaataatatttccAGTCAAgactttataatagtttttagttttatttatgtttaatttgaattgtaataaattttagttaagtGGTGTAAACGCAATATGGGGTCTAGAGAATTAACTTTTGGCCCATTTTAGGAATAAGGTAAACTAGATGTTAACCCGCGTATTGCGcgggtatatttttatttattaaatttaagtggatttagaagaaaaaaaaatgaagttttatgtcctaattaagtatttatatcaataatatatatacaattttaccAATATAATTAATAGAAGAGAAGTACCAATTTAGACGAATGacttgaataaataaagtaccgtattaatattgagatcgttggatatgttaaatattgaagtaatatatttgataattgaaattaagatatacaattgagttacaaaatatattactttattgttgaaactaaaaatgattaaagtaaAATACTTGGAAAaacattcattttgtattttacattattacttttttgttgtctcattcgatcattttaatcatacaTCTTTAtggtaattgtgaaattttttattttaaattggatgtattagaattttaatttacaaacattcaaattgttattaacattaatagagtaatcataatgattaacattttggtttcaaaatcgaaatccaaaatttataacaattacaaaatattaatcctcaaacaattataaatatatattaaatataaataattgcaaatgaattactttaatttcataccaattaacactataaaacaataaatttaatttaaataatttcagtaaaataaagttgaccaaaattcaacaaacatattttgtccatcatttctaaatatttatatgctatatattaccaatattcaaaaatgaaaatcaaatataaatatttttttgttctctcactcgatcattttaatttgaaaactaattgcaaaatattaattgtcaaacaattatacaacaaatataaaaaattgcaaaataaattactttaatttcatgtctaTTACCACGGtaaaacaacaaatcaaatttaaataatttcaataaaaaaaaaaacttaccaaaattcaaagagtcatgactttgtccatcatttttaaatatttatatactatatatttaccaatattcaaagtagaaaatcaaatacaaatattttttgttctctcattcgatcattttaatcatcaatcttttgtgataattgtgaaattttttattttaaaattgaataaattaaataatttacaaaaatttaaactattattaatattaaatagagtaatcataatgattaatattttggtttNNNNNNNNNNNNNNNNNNNNNNNNNNNNNNNNNNNNNNNNNNNNNNNNNNNNNNNNNNNNNNNNNNNNNNNNNNNNNNNNNNNNNNNNNNNNNNNNNNNNNNNNNNNNNNNNNNNNNNNNNNNNNNNNNNNNNNNNNNNNNNNNNNNNNNNNNNNNNNNNNNNNNNNNNNNNNNNNNNNNNNNNNNNNNNNNNNNNNNNNNNNNNNNNNNNNNNNNNNNNNNNNNNNNNNNNNNNNNNNNNNNNNNNNNNNNNNNNNNNNNNNNNNNNNNNNNNNNNNNNNNNNNNNNNNNNNNNNNNNNNNNNNNNNNNNNNNNNNNNNNNNNNNNNNNNNNNNNNNNNNNNNNNNNNNNNNNNNNNNNNNNNNNNNNNNNNNNNNNNNNNNNNNNNNNNNNNNNNNNNNNNNNNNNNNNNNNNNNNNNNNNNNNNNNNNNNNNNNNNNNNNNNNNNNNNNNNNNNNNNNNNNNNNNNNNNNNNNNNNNNNNNNNNNNNNNNNNNNNNNNNNNNNNNNNNNNNNNNNNNNNNNNNNNNNNNNNNNNNNNNNNNNNNNNNNNNNNNNNNNNNNNNNNNNaaatattatttttttctctcactatcattttaataatcgatctttgtggtaattttgattttttttaactttaaatcggatatattataattttaatttacaaacattatttcttaaattaatattaattgagtaatcataatcattaacatttttgtttcaaaatcgaaatctaaaatttataaaaattcggttacaaaatattaattgtcaaacaattataagtatacatcaaatacaaataattgcaaataaattactttaatttcatgtcaattaacattataaaacagcaaattaaatttaattagtttcagtaaaataaaactgactaaaattaaaagagacatgactttgtccatcatttctaaatatttatatattatatatatttaccaatattcaaagtaaaaagtcaaataaaaatatttaaatatatataatagatgaaattaaagtaatttatttgtaattatttgtatacttataattgtttgacagttaatagtttgtaaccaaaatgttaatgattatgattcatttgccaatattaataatagtttgaatgtttgtaaattaaaattctaataaatccgatttaaaataaaaaaattcacaattaccacaaagatcgatttaacatttgaaaaatttctacaatacattcagatttgtgttctgaaatttaaaatgatctaatttactcaattcaattcaatgtcAGACATCTTTTAAACAtgcttaaaattatttgagtcaaactttttcaactGCAATTTGTAAGCTACTCAACATATACTACATTGAAGTAAAACTAAGAATATGAGACACACAAAGCGAAGTGACACTTAAAAGCAACTAAAGAAGGAAAAGAGTTTAGAAGAGAGatggaaaaaatattgatgtataaatatactttgtcataacattgaaaaacactaattccTTGAATTTTTCATGTACCATTTTGCTCTGGGTATGATGGGTAGCGAAATTTTTCGGCCGGTCCCATCCCAACTTGGATTTCTTGGATAGTCGCAGTGATAGAATTTCATGTAAGAAACTATACATAGTATTAAGTCACTATGAGccaaattgatttcaaagattgaatagaatataattgaatttatgacagcaaaattagaaaaagacaaaaagaataattttttttgttgcaacgaaccaacctatacctctttaagtgtatctttggagtagagtcggcaatttcgaagaataagatgattttgcgaggatggcgaatgactggaaagtcattaaaaaaattagggattagagaaattaaaagaggaaaaaattatttagaaattaagtagaaaaaaatgaggtgaacatggcaccaaaattagaaatagacaaacagaagaattttttttgttgcaacgaaccaacctatacctctttcagtgtatctttggccaatctatacctctttcagtgtatctttggagtagagtcggcaatttcgaagaagaagatgattttgtgatgggaagtcattaaaaaaattagggattagaggaattaaaagaggaaaaaattattaagaaactaagtagaaaaaaatgaggtgaacatggcaccaaaattagaaatagacaaagaaaagaattttttttgttgaaacgaaccaacctatacctctttcagtgtacctttggagtagagtcggcaatttcgaagaagaagatgattttgcgaggatggcAAATGACTGGGACGTACACAAGAGGGAAGAAGAAATTGttggaagtcattaaaaaaattagggattagagggattaaaagaggaaaaaaactatttagaaactaattagaaaaaatgaggtgaaacataaaaacacaagagAACTCTCTAAGGCGTACACATAAGCTTTTTTGTTGAGGTGGGATATGTTTGAACATGTGGAAGAAATACTAGGAGGTGACATGAGAGTTGGCAtgagagtctgttttaaatatatataatagataatagataatagatctTCTTTAAATACCTTGTAAGAGTCTCATTTTGGAtaactttgaaatgaattagaatttCTCTATTAAGAGTTGTGAGTGAGATGTGTCTCCTCTTTGAGTTCTTGGATTAGAACTtgcttgaattttattaatggaTTCCTTACCATTGTGGCGATTCCACATTGACTTACCAATCATCCTTGATTGTGGCGCCTTCTTCATCTTCTCCATATAACCtatgtttgtttgtttcttttccattttattttacCACTTTATCTCAAGAAATCACTTGGTTAGATCTTCAATCTCATGTGGAAACACTCGAATCCACATCAAATGCACATCATTTGGTATTCAGATCTTGTCACCAAGTGGTAAagttttttcttaatttttgtttttaagtttttgatgttcttgaagttcatggaaaatttgaaattttaggtTAATTTCTTGAAATTTGATCTTTGTTTTTGTGTAATCTTGAGTTCTTAGTTGATTATAAGTGTTATAATATGTGTGAGATGGTTtatatttgatgattttttgcTTCATTTTGTGTGAAATTCGAAATCTAAAGTTGCTGGAAAAAAAAATTcgcagaaaaaaaaatatatatttgcattcatcttcttcacttgcaattgtttgatccaaaatttcaCTTGCAAATTTGTTTTTGATGTTATTTCTCCCATACAAGTTCGATTCTGGAAATTAAAAAGCCTAAATTGATTAAAACAATTAGAGGAATTCAAATATgcagataaaaatataaaattacaagTGTTGCGAAAAAGTGATTCAGCACAAAATCACTTTTGAAAAAAGgcattttgcaaaaaaaaaataaaaaatccagaGTTGTTCATTTTGAAACATCAAACATCTGTTGCATTCTTCATACCTCTTTTAGGCATTGCAAGTTTTATTTTAGTATCTTACCTCCCACATATTAGAATCACTTTGTCATTTAATTCTaatcttttttgtttctttgataATATACTTAAGTGTGTCTTCATTTAcctagtatttttttttcttgtttgttgttttaaatTCTCTTAGTTTTGACTTAGTTTtccttcttgaaactcttgTGTTGATAGCTTTTGCGGACTTGTTACATTGTGTTTCGATTCTTTGGTTTGGATTCTTATTTGGGTTCTTTTTAAGAACTTGAATAAAGAGTTTGAGTGGAAAAAGGCAAGAGCGCACATCATTGAAAAAAATGGTCATCATTGAGTGATATACACGAGTGATACATTTCTTGAGTGTAAACACTTAGTGAGTGGTGAGgaccttatttttattttcttatgttGTTCTTGTTATTTGCTTGATTATTGTGATACTCGTTGATTTGTTGTTTTTGACATCATGAGTGAAAGTGAACCAAATCCCCTTTCTCCTAGAATCAATTATCTTATGAGTCACGTTACATAAATATTGAATACTCAAATGAATGTCTTGAGAGAAGTTTTTGTGAATCAAAGAGATAGAAGATCTCACCATGGAAGATCTTCTCAAAATAAAGATAGGTTTGAAATTGAGGAATAAAGAAGATATAGATATTATGATGAGAATGAAATGAGGTATGAAATGAGGTATGAAATGAGGTATGAAATgagagatataaaaaaaaaaagaaagaagatatAGAAATTATGGTGAGGATGAAATGAGATATGAAAAGAGAGATAGGACAAAAGCAATGAGGCAAATAGATTTTGAGATGGATGGTATGAGGTATGCAAAAGAGAAAAGACacaaagaatataaaaaggagGAACAAGAAAAAAGGAAAGTATATCATATGAAAAACATGTTAGAGATTTTGTATTGGATCTAGGGTATATGACATATCTTTATGAAATTGGATATACAAAAGAGGCAAGAAAAGTAGAGAAACTAGCCTtgagaaaaaagagaaaatcaaagaaaagaaacagAAAGAGGAATAAAATAAGTTAGCCTtgagagagaaaatgaaaattaaagaaaataaaggtGAAGTGGAACAAAATGTGAGAGACAAAGAGCAAGAAATTAAGTCTAACTATTTTCCTAACTTTTTTGATTCTTATGTTCAAAAGCTTGAAAATATGTCTCCAAAATAGGAATGCCCACAATCCATTGAAGTTAAAGGTGATTGGCCAAATGTTTCTCAAAAGGATCATTGCAAGAAAAATCTTGGTTTCAATCCTAGCAAATTTAATTCTTCTACTACTTTAATTCATGTTTCTCTTAAATTGTTTGACAAATTTTTTCCTCCTATTCTTGA
It contains:
- the LOC101508820 gene encoding RING-H2 finger protein ATL54, which codes for MRSHRKLFPTETTTNQTLDCYGFCDPSCPSNCYTNTNYYFTPPPQEHTTQVNHFSSYFIILISLFSLIFVIIGFYVIKMKCYNDMCGLRINNSVRERTDNSQEFLNENEANHDHPVWLIATAGLQQSIINSITVCKFRKNEGLIEGTECSVCLNEFHEDEILRLLPKCSHAFHISCIDTWLRSHTNCPLCRASIVSNNVTSEVTMSNLEQENNNLGRNQETQMENPRNEDVLSNNIVINVELENRVETTGESSDESNCKEQILNDPTVINDICYVSSNSRFGGGGCVGMESRNHDQVIDLIGEYEKEVHKVNLWKLVTQTNSKTMRPSSIEERLHVRPVAMKRSLPLKGRKGFKRCLQPRSVPQHHCF